The genomic interval GACCACCGGTTCCTCCAGCGGTACGCGTACGTGTCGATGGCGGCCGCGCTGGTCCTGATGATCGTGCCGATCTTCTTCCCGGCGGTGAACGGGGCGAAGATCTGGATCAGGGTCGGCGGCTTCTCCTTCCAGCCCGGCGAGTTCGCCAAGATCCTGCTCGCGGTGTTCTTCGCCGCGTACCTCGCGGCGAACAGCAACGCCCTCGCGTACACCGGCCGCAAGGTCTGGAAATTCCAGCTGCCCACCGGGCGGGTGCTCGGCCCGATCGTGGCGATCTGGCTGCTCAGCGTCGGCGTGCTGGTCCTGGAACGCGACCTCGGCACCTCGCTGCTGTTCTTCGGCCTCTTCGTGATCCTGCTGTACGTGGCGACCGGGCGGCGCGGCTGGATCGCGGTGGGGCTGCTGCTCGCGGCGGTCGGCGCATTCGTCGTGGGCTCGTTCGAACCGCATGTGCACAGCCGGGTGCAGGACTGGCTCGATCCGTTCGCCTCGATCGACGCCGGACGCGGTCCCGGCCAGCTCGCCCAGTCGCTGTTCGCCTTCGCGGCCGGCGGGATGCTCGGTACGGGGCTGGGGCTCGGCCACTCCGTGCTCATCGGGTTCGCCGCGAAGTCCGACTTCATCCTGGCGACGGCGGGCGAGGAGCTGGGGTACGCCGGGCTGACCGCGCTCTTCCTGCTGTACGCGCTGCTGGTGGCGCGCGGCTTCCGGGCCGGGCTCGCGCTGCGCGACGCCTTCGGGAGGCTGCTCTCGATCGGCCTCGCCTCGATCCTGGCGCTCCAGGTCTTCGTGATCGCGGGCGGGGTGATGGGGCTGATCCCGCTGACCGGGATGGCGATGCCGTTCCTGGCGCAGGGCGGCTCGTCCGTGGTCACCAACTGGATCATCGTGGCGCTGCTGATCCGGGTCAGCGATCTCGCGCGCAGGCCCGCGCCGGACGAGGTGGAGACGGGGGTGGTGGCGTCGGTCCCGGCGGCGCTCCCCGGTGCGGAGGACGAGCGGTGATCCGCTACATCCGGCACGCCGCCGCGTTCTGCCTGCTGCTGCTCGTGGCGCTGCTGGCCAACGCGGCCCGGGTCCAGGTCTTCGAGGCCGACGCGCTGGACGACAACCCGGCCAACCGGCGCAACACCATCGCCCGCTACGACCAGGCACGCGGCAACATCCTGGTCGACGGGCGGCCCGTCACCGGCTCCAAGAACACCGGCGAACAGCTCGCGTACGAGCGGACCTACCGCTACGGGCCGCTGTACGCGCCGGTGACCGGCTACGCCTCGCAGACGTACGGCACCACCCTCATCGAGAACGCCGAGGACGGCATCCTCGCCGGCACCGACCCGCTGCTCGCCCCGCTCCCCCTGTGGGGCGAGGTGAGCCGGACCCAGCAGCCGGGCGGGGACGTCGTGACCACGGTCCGGGACGGGATGCAGCGCGCCGCGTACGAGGGGCTGGGCAACCGGCGGGGCGCGGTCGCCGCCGTCGAACCGGCGACCGGGCGCATCCTGGCCCTGGTCTCGACCCCCTCGTACGACCCCGAGCGGCTGTCCGGGACCGGCTCCTCCGTCACGGACGCCTGGCGGGAGCTGAACGACGCGGAGAGCCGGCCCATGCTCAACCGGGCGATCCGGCAGACCTATCCGCCCGGCTCCACGTTCAAGATCGTGACGGCGGCGGCAGCGCTGGACGCGGAGGTCGTCACCGATCCGGACGAGGAGACCGACACCCCGTCCCCGTACGTCCTGCCGGGCACCTCGACCGTGCTGCCCAACGAGTCGCGCGGCTGCGAGAAGGCGTCCCTCGCGGACGCGATCCGGGTCTCCTGCAACACCGTGATGGCGCACCTCGGGGTCGAGGTCGGGCTCGACGGGATGGTGGACGCGGCCGAGCGGTTCGGCTTCAACGACACCGGGCTGAAGATCCCGTCCGGGGTGGCGAAGAGCAACTTCGACACGGAGATGAGCGACGACCAGCTGGCGCAGTCCTCGATCGGCCAGTTCGACACCACCGCGACCCCGCTCCAGATGGCGATGGTCGCGGCGGCCGTCGCCAACGGCGGCGAGCTGATGTACCCGCACCTGGTGGAGCGGACGACCAAGCACGACGGGGCCACGGTCCGCACCACGGGCTCGACGTCGTACCACCGGGCGATGAACCCGATGACGGCGACGCAGCTGCGGCAGATGATGGTCGACGTCGTCCAGGACGGTACGGGCACGAACGCGGCGATCGACGGGGCGACGGTCGGCGGCAAGACCGGCACCGCCCAGCACGGGGTGGACAACTCCGACCTGCCGTATGCCTGGTTCATCTCCTGGGCGCAGGCCGACGGCGCGGCGCGTCCCGCCGTGGCGGTCGCCGTGGTCGTGGAGGACGCCGAGGCCGACCGCGCCGACATCAGCGGCGGCGGCAGCGCGGCCCCGATCGCCCGTGCCGTGATGGAAGCGGCCCTGGAAGACTGAGCCCATGGCCGATTCCGGGGAACTGCGCGAGGTGCTGGCCTCGATCGACCGCGAGGACCGGGGGCTCCGCGCCTTCCTCGACGTCTGGCCCGAGGACGCGCTCGCCCGGCTCCCGGCCGCGTCCCGCCTCCCGCTGGCCGGGCTCCCCTTCGCCGTGAAGGGCCCCACCGGCCTGCGTTCGTACGCGGCGCGGCGGCTGATCGCGGCGGGCGGTGTCCCGGTCGGCTCGACCTCCGTGCCCGGCCCGGGGACGCCCTGGCAGACGTGGGGCCTCGGGCGGCACGGCCGCACGGTCAACCCCTGGCGCCCGGACCGGACTCCGGGCGGTTCGTCGGCGGGCTCGGCGGCGGCGGTCGCGGCGGGCCTGGTGCCGCTGGCGACGGGCAGCGACGGGGCGGGGTCGGTGCGCATCCCGGCCGCCTGGTGCGGGGTGTTCGGCCTGAAGACGACGAACGGGCTGCTGCCCTCGCCGGACCGGTCCGGGCTCGCCTCGGCCGGGGTGCTGGCGGCGTCGGCGGCGGAGGCGGAGACGTATCTGCGCTGCGTCCTTGACGGGTACGCGTGTGTGTCGCCGGCGCTGCCGCTGTCCGCCGCCTACAGCCCGGACCTGGGCTTCGCGGAGACCGAGCCGGAGGTGGCGGCGGTGGTGCGGGGCGCGGTGCGGCGGCTGGAGGCGGCCGGGGTCGTGCGGCTCAGCGGGGGCCTCGATCTGCTGGACCCCGCGGCGGCCTGGTTCGCGGCGCGGGGCGGGGACGTACGGCCGCCGGAGGCGGAGCTGCGCGCGGAGAACGACCGCCGCCTGGACGCCTTCTTCGCCCGGACGCCGCTGCTCCTGACCCCGGTCACGCCCAACCGCCCGCACGGCCACGAGGGTCCGGGCGACGCTTTCTCGACGGCGCTGACCTGGGCGTTCAACCTGAGCGGACATCCGGCGGCGAGCGTCCCGGCCGGGTTCACCGGGGACGGCTGCCCGGTGGGGCTGCAACTCGTGGCCGCCCGGGGGCGGGACGCGGAACTCCTGGGCGCGGCGCGGGTGGTGGAGCGGGCGCTGTGGGGGCCGGGTGCGCCATTCGCACAGGTACACGGACCTCGTGGATGAGTACGTGTACTCAGGGCGGCCCGAGGCCCGGAAAGGCAGCCTGGACCCCGACAGCCACCCCCTGAAGGAGTGCCACGATGCGTACGACCAGTCGTCCCCGCCCGCTGCGGGCCACCGCCGCCCTCGCCGCCTGCGGGGCGGTGTTCGCGCTGCTCACGTCCGCCTGCTCGACGGCGGACGCGGTCTGCTCCGGCGGCGAGTATCCGGTGCTGTACGTCGGCAGCACCGGCAGCGCGTGCGTGAAGGACGGCGAGGAGCCGCCCAAGGGGTACGCCCGCTACCCCGAGGGCAAGGTCCCGAAGCATGTGGACGACAAGTGGTGGACGTACTGGAACGAGCACAGCCTCGACAAGGACGGGAACATCATCGAGGTCTCGCAGTAACGGCCGGTCAGCCGGCCGCCCCCGCCCCGATCGGCTGCCGCATCTCCTTGCGGACCTGGGCGGCCTGGCGGGCCGCCTCCGCGAGGTCGACCTTGTCCGGGTCCTGGAGCGCGGTCTCCTCGGTGACGACCGCGACGAAGGAGGCGGTGTTGTCGTCGCCCCAGGCGCACATGGGCAGCGTGCTGGTGACGCCCCCGTCCTCGGAGCGGACGACCTCGCAGGCGACGGTGATCCCGTAGCCGGCCGGTGTGAACTCCCGCGCGGGCACCGCCACGGTCATCCCCTCGGCCTCGGCGGCCCCCTTGAGGATCGTGTCGCGGGAGAACTCGGGCTTCTTGATGCGCCCCCACATCCCGGAGACGATCAGCGTCCCGCCGTCCTCGGAGGTGTACTGCGTGACCACGGCCTTGGGGTCGCGGACGGTCGGGTCGTACGTCTCCTCGATGTCCTTGCCGTCCGTCGCCGAGGTGTCGGCCTGGAGGGTGTAGTCGCCCTCCAGGAGCGTCTTCGGCACGGTGAGCCTGTACTCGGCCGCCGGGAATCCGTCGGACCCGCCGGACCCGCCGGACCCGCCGGACCCGCCGGACACCGGCAGCTTGTCGTCGGCCTTGTCCCCCAGCTGTACGACGCCGAAGACGACGCCGCCCGCCACCAGGAGCGCCCCGGCGACGACCGCCACGATCACCCCGGGCCGCGTCCGCCGGCCCGGCGGGAACCCGGGCCCGCCGGGCGGAGGAGCCCCCCACGGCTGGGGCCCGGCGCCCTGCGGGGCTCCCCAGGGCTGCTGCTGGGCGTACGGGTTGGGCTGGGGCTGGGGCGGGCCGTAGGGGCCCTGGGGCGCACCGTAAGGGCCCTGCGGCGGCGGGGGCATGCTCATGCCGCACAAGCTACGGCATGGACGCGCGCGCCCTCCACGGCCGGTGCCGGGTCCGGACCGCGTTCACGGGCCGCCGTCAGGCTCCCGCCCCGCCCTGGGCGATCGCCTCGGCCACCTCCGCCACCCTCGCCCGCTCCTCCGCCTCGAAGCGGTCCTTGTCGAGCTGTTCGGCGATCTCCTCGTCCTGGGCCATGAGCAGGTCGAGGCTGGAGTCGCCGAGTTCGAGCACGCCCATGTCGACGTACGCCTTCTGGAGCCGTTCGCCCCAGAGGCCGATGTCCTTGACGCACGGGACGATGCGGCTGAACAGCAGCTTGCGGAAGAGCTGAAGGAATTCGGAGTGCTCGCTGAGTTCCTTCGCCTCCTGCCTGCCGACGCCGAAGTTCTCCAGGACCTCGACCCCGCTGAGCCGGTCGCGCATCAGGTAGCAGCCCTCGATGACGAACTCCTCGCGCTCGCGCCGTTCCGCGTCGCTGAGCTGCTTGTAGTAGTCGCGCAGCGCCATCCGCCCGAAGGCGACGTGGCGGGCCTCGTCCTGCATGACGTAGGCGAGTATCTGCTTGGGCAGCGGCTTGGTGGTGGTGTCCCGGATCATGCCGAACGCGGCCAGCGCCAGGCCCTCGATGAGGACCTGCATCCCGAGGTAGGGCATGTCCCAGCGGGAGTCGCGCAGGGTGTCGCCGAGGAGGCCCTGGAGGCTGTGGTTGACCGGGTAGAGCATCCCGATCTTCTCGTGCAGGAAACGGCCGTAGATCTCCGCGTGCCGGGCCTCGTCCATGGCCTGGGTCGCGGAGTAGAACTTGGCGTCCAGGTCGGGGACGGCCTCCACGATGCGGGCGGCGCAGATCATCGCGCCCTGCTCGCC from Streptomyces drozdowiczii carries:
- a CDS encoding amidase family protein encodes the protein MADSGELREVLASIDREDRGLRAFLDVWPEDALARLPAASRLPLAGLPFAVKGPTGLRSYAARRLIAAGGVPVGSTSVPGPGTPWQTWGLGRHGRTVNPWRPDRTPGGSSAGSAAAVAAGLVPLATGSDGAGSVRIPAAWCGVFGLKTTNGLLPSPDRSGLASAGVLAASAAEAETYLRCVLDGYACVSPALPLSAAYSPDLGFAETEPEVAAVVRGAVRRLEAAGVVRLSGGLDLLDPAAAWFAARGGDVRPPEAELRAENDRRLDAFFARTPLLLTPVTPNRPHGHEGPGDAFSTALTWAFNLSGHPAASVPAGFTGDGCPVGLQLVAARGRDAELLGAARVVERALWGPGAPFAQVHGPRG
- a CDS encoding SCO0607 family lipoprotein, with translation MRTTSRPRPLRATAALAACGAVFALLTSACSTADAVCSGGEYPVLYVGSTGSACVKDGEEPPKGYARYPEGKVPKHVDDKWWTYWNEHSLDKDGNIIEVSQ
- a CDS encoding penicillin-binding transpeptidase domain-containing protein, coding for MIRYIRHAAAFCLLLLVALLANAARVQVFEADALDDNPANRRNTIARYDQARGNILVDGRPVTGSKNTGEQLAYERTYRYGPLYAPVTGYASQTYGTTLIENAEDGILAGTDPLLAPLPLWGEVSRTQQPGGDVVTTVRDGMQRAAYEGLGNRRGAVAAVEPATGRILALVSTPSYDPERLSGTGSSVTDAWRELNDAESRPMLNRAIRQTYPPGSTFKIVTAAAALDAEVVTDPDEETDTPSPYVLPGTSTVLPNESRGCEKASLADAIRVSCNTVMAHLGVEVGLDGMVDAAERFGFNDTGLKIPSGVAKSNFDTEMSDDQLAQSSIGQFDTTATPLQMAMVAAAVANGGELMYPHLVERTTKHDGATVRTTGSTSYHRAMNPMTATQLRQMMVDVVQDGTGTNAAIDGATVGGKTGTAQHGVDNSDLPYAWFISWAQADGAARPAVAVAVVVEDAEADRADISGGGSAAPIARAVMEAALED
- a CDS encoding FtsW/RodA/SpoVE family cell cycle protein, with product MTASTADAPPPELRLPRRRGVELSLLIGAVLISVYGYAAVGLAHDDAVPPDVAGYGGGLGLLALLAHLAVRLRAPYADPLLLPIAVLLNGIGLVLIYRLDLETPGDRAATTQLIWSTIGVAFFIAVVVFLRDHRFLQRYAYVSMAAALVLMIVPIFFPAVNGAKIWIRVGGFSFQPGEFAKILLAVFFAAYLAANSNALAYTGRKVWKFQLPTGRVLGPIVAIWLLSVGVLVLERDLGTSLLFFGLFVILLYVATGRRGWIAVGLLLAAVGAFVVGSFEPHVHSRVQDWLDPFASIDAGRGPGQLAQSLFAFAAGGMLGTGLGLGHSVLIGFAAKSDFILATAGEELGYAGLTALFLLYALLVARGFRAGLALRDAFGRLLSIGLASILALQVFVIAGGVMGLIPLTGMAMPFLAQGGSSVVTNWIIVALLIRVSDLARRPAPDEVETGVVASVPAALPGAEDER
- a CDS encoding ferritin-like domain-containing protein, with amino-acid sequence MSTHDLYTTAPEEPLWTVPATGAARFSWDYDDGRERLLALYQKGKDKQWDGNKRIDWSLEVDPADPLGTPDEALTLYGTPHWARMTEKDRGELRQHYTSWQFSQFLHGEQGAMICAARIVEAVPDLDAKFYSATQAMDEARHAEIYGRFLHEKIGMLYPVNHSLQGLLGDTLRDSRWDMPYLGMQVLIEGLALAAFGMIRDTTTKPLPKQILAYVMQDEARHVAFGRMALRDYYKQLSDAERREREEFVIEGCYLMRDRLSGVEVLENFGVGRQEAKELSEHSEFLQLFRKLLFSRIVPCVKDIGLWGERLQKAYVDMGVLELGDSSLDLLMAQDEEIAEQLDKDRFEAEERARVAEVAEAIAQGGAGA